One window of the Montipora foliosa isolate CH-2021 chromosome 4, ASM3666993v2, whole genome shotgun sequence genome contains the following:
- the LOC137999672 gene encoding uncharacterized protein yields MSTRSAEMTTGRETGLAFSGGGIRSAAFCSGVLRRLLQRKTTIDFLSCVSGGGYTGSAYVDWKYRNKNVDDPEWHEEFFEHMKNRSGLMCNWQIPLHGIVDTVLIVLLILFVCVLMPLFMWGCYAFPVAYAIDFLFGNYMRAKFKCPDHPTTSLPPNKTVDKDELPVQPDCEIEIGTNAYNCIVLFSVLAGLFFIFFLLSQSRCISKYRHQVNLLSSTSGLLFAFTFIPFCIQFLFDNTPNWTQLLVLFFSFAIWAFFPVLRQKASFVVVVYMYSYIIYWKVYRQPTFGVPYSDTLFYRLMFAFGFVMWIIPALGALQQRLVYLFNRWRLQRAFYTPESVGKCGCKGIGWEDIFLVSCKVCKGTSDTDHERGKRDQSGPLTSGDLGSEMVPQSGPLTSGDLGSEMVPQSGPLTSGDLGSEMVPQSGTSDTDHERNQSGPLTLGDLGSKMVPQYISNVVVNEWSLDQTEERKYELLVMSPDVIERLDRPDGKEQFENKLYPKDIDLSIAMATSAAAVARNMGAYESSTVKFKQLQVVLGLGMGSSLVSDVQTLRKLKWYWEILPVVVEIVRVLPLVTFPLVYFINGEKDEDEVWVAIGVLLFFPMALVLVFISVLNTGQENPGTVERITRWFIVHVPNVRFLRQMFSVPTRGPAPPPILRLSDGGHIENLGILPLLKKRLPKIVVADGSYKKTDKEWGSDLLHAFSLAREKLHCSFTGLDGRDIHEDIREKFIDTDGFPPRSYRCKVHYYENRTKVGEGEILLLTPRHPNGRIDNQKPAKSNMKETTKLGEGETLALTQPRPNGGIQKPVEWKDINVDLKAKDWGKGPQQDAEEVDSLTFCCCECCHDARFKCLSDKLCGAFPQHSTANQFFTPRMFRAYHCEGYNTCMEAEAAEFLGAIQDVTFP; encoded by the exons CAGAGATGACTACGGGCAGGGAGACAGGCCTCGCGTTTTCTGGTGGCGGTATCCGGTCAGCGGCATTCTGTTCAGGCGTTTTGCGCAGGCTCTTACAACGAAAGACCACGATCGACTTCCTAAGCTGCGTGTCTGGGGGCGGTTACACAGGCTCGGCGTACGTGGACTGGAAATATAGGAATAAAAATGTTGATGACCCAGAATGGCACGAGGAATTTTTCGAGCACATGAAGAACAGATCCGGGTTGATGTGCAATTGGCAGATACCTCTTCATGGCATTGTTGATACCGTCTTAATCGTGTTATTGAttctttttgtttgtgtccttATGCCATTATTTATGTGGGGTTGTTACGCTTTCCCGGTTGCTTATGCCATAGATTTTCTCTTTGGAAATTATATGCGAGCAAAATTCAAGTGCCCAGATCATCCAACTACATCGCTTCCTCCTAATAAGACAGTTGATAAAGATGAGCTCCCAGTTCAACCAGACTGTGAGATCGAGATAGGAACCAATGCTTACAATTGTATTGTCTTGTTTTCTGTCTTAGCTgggttatttttcattttcttccttttGTCTCAGTCTCGGTGCATTTCGAAGTATCGCCATCAAGTTAACTTGCTGTCAAGTACCTCCGGTTTGTTGTTTGCGTTTACTTTCATTCCATTTTGCATTCAGTTTCTTTTCGATAACACCCCAAACTGGACGCAGTTACTCGTCCTTTTCTTTAGCTTTGCCATCTGGGCCTTCTTTCCAGTTCTCAGACAAAAGGCCTCCTTTGTTGTTGTGGTTTACATGTATTCCTACATTATTTACTGGAAAGTTTACCGACAGCCTACCTTCGGTGTGCCGTACTCCGATACTTTATTCTACCGTCTCATGTTTGCTTTCGGTTTTGTGATGTGGATCATCCCTGCCCTAGGAGCACTTCAACAACGGCTTGTGTACTTGTTTAACAG GTGGCGGCTTCAGCGAGCGTTTTACACACCCGAAAGTGTTGGTAAGTGCGGTTGCAAAGGGATTGGCTGGGAAGATATATTTTTGGTTTCGTGTAAAGTTTGCAAAGGGACATCGGACACGGACCACGAACGGGGGAAGAGGGATCAATCAGGGCCACTCACCTCGGGAGATCTCGGGTCGGAGATGGTACCACAATCAGGGCCACTCACCTCGGGAGATCTCGGGTCGGAGATGGTACCACAATCAGGGCCACTCACCTCGGGAGATCTCGGGTCGGAGATGGTACCACAATCAGGGACATCGGACACGGACCACGAACGGAATCAATCAGGGCCACTCACCTTGGGAGATCTCGGGTCGAAGATGGTACCACAGTACATATCAAACGTCGTGGTCAACGAATGGTCCTTAGACCAAACAGAAGAGCGGAAATACGAACTCCTTGTCATGTCACCGGACGTAATTGAACGTCTTGACCGCCCCGATGGCAAGGAACAGTTCGAGAACAAGCTGTACCCAAAAGACATCGACCTGTcaattgccatggcaacatcagCTGCAGCAGTCGCACGAAACATGGGGGCTTACGAAAGCTCAACGGTGAAATTTAAGCAGTTACAAGTCGTGTTAGGACTGGGAATGGGGTCTTCCTTGGTTTCCGATGTCCAGACTCTGCGTAAACTGAAATGGTATTGGGAG ATTCTTCCAGTTGTCGTCGAGATCGTCCGTGTCCTGCCCTTGGTAACCTTCCCGCTTGTGTATTTCATCAATGGTGAGAAGGATGAAGACGAAGTGTGGGTGGCGATTGGGGTGCTGTTATTTTTCCCAATGGCTCTCGTATTGGTGTTTATTTCTGTGTTAAACACTGGACAAGAAAATCCAGGAACTGTGGAGAGAATAACGAG ATGGTTTATTGTTCATGTGCCCAATGTGCGGTTTTTGAGACAGATGTTTTCCGTTCCTACTCGCGGTCCGGCCCCTCCCCCCATTTTACGTCTCAGTGATGGTGGCCACATTGAAAATCTTGGCATCTTGCCGCTGTTGAAAAAACGCTTACCAAAGATTGTTGTAGCTGACGGCAGCTACAAGAAAACCGACAAAGAGTGGGGCAGTGATTTGCTGCATGCCTTTTCATTGGCCCGTGAGAAACTTCATTGCTCCTTTACCGGGCTCGATGGCCGTGACATCCATGAAGATATCAGAGAGAAGTTCATCGACACCGACGGTTTTCCACCCAGGAGTTACAG GTGTAAGGTGCATTATTATGAAAATAGAACCAAGGTCGGTGAAGGCGAAATCTTGCTGCTCACTCCACGGCATCCCAATGGGCGCATCGACAATCAGAAACCCGCGAAGTCCAATATGAAAGAAACAACCAAATTGGGTGAAGGCGAAACCTTGGCGCTCACTCAACCGCGTCCCAATGGAGGCATCCAGAAACCCGTGGAATGGAAAGACATCAATGTTGACCTTAAAGCCAAAGACTGGGGTAAAGGCCCACAACAAGACGCTGAAGAAGTAGACAGCCTAACGTTTTGCTGCTGCGAATGTTGTCATGATGCTCGCTTTAAATGTTTGTCAGACAAGCTCTGTGGAGCGTTCCCACAACACAGCACGGCGAATCAGTTCTTCACTCCGCGCATGTTCAGAGCATACCACTGCGAAGGATACAACACATGCATGGAGGCTGAGGCCGCTGAATTTTTAGGCGCAATTCAAGACGTAACTTTCCCCTAA